The Notolabrus celidotus isolate fNotCel1 chromosome 23, fNotCel1.pri, whole genome shotgun sequence region TTTTAGCTGATCATTTTGGCAATCTTAACCATTAATAATGACTCAATGCAAACTGTCAAGTGACAGTTCAATACTTAGACAGTAATATTAAGTggttattgattattttttttagactGTTTCGGACGTTTTTCCGATCATTTAAGCTAACTGTTCATCTGTTAGCTCCTTTAACTTTAGCTATTtcacatttatctttattttttacacattcTAACTGAAAAATGACTTAGCAACTTGTTCCAATAGTTAAATAATTACTAATAGTTGAATATTGATCCTTTATGGTTCACTTTCTGCTTGTTATTGATCAATAATCTGTACATTCTAGAGCagaggttctcaaactttttggagccagggaccccttacaggtgagtacattttccaaggactccctcataattgtaaaataaaataagcacatgcttactaccatttgcactcttagatgcccttggaactattcgtactgtaaaacttatcaatctaaatacttcagacctgtaccatagtgataaacagagtgcacttcaatttgaatcatgtaaataccacttttatactttaaaacagagggtcatttcattccttgtggactcaacatgacagcatttatacttttcaagtaattgatcttaaaagctttcagaaaattagcagtagcaagactcacatatccctttgagCCACTAAATGTTATCCTAACAATGgcatatatgctgtttttaatgacagtacaattttataatttattagaaatgtgttttaattatttcacggacccccacgctatggtacaCGGACCCCCAGGAGTCCCAGGaccacactttgagaaccactgttcTAGAGAACCACTTGACTTATTATTAGCATGATACCTGGCTATCTGTCTCTGTACTTACacttattaaagctgctgttggtaggaatggtgtaaaaacgtTACTATtttcctgctgggtttggataaaaggtcataataccaatcgctactcatcagtaagtgaagtaatttgaaacTATCGCAAAATCTCTGTTTTCagttgcctttgtatcaagcaatgttcttattcccctctttcccgttatcacggacctatcagagctactccccgaccctctgtcgccctgattagctgggaagccacttctttctcatagaacgcgcacaacaatcttttgtgggcggggttacgggagcagagaggagagggggaggtgagtgagaggaaatctggtgggaaggggcagtgttgacattcgaaatctctctccgaactgatgtttatatcacgactaccaacagcagctttaacagacTTTTTTTGTATCCATTAAGACcttaatctgtcatttttaacttatagttttatttatcaggTAATTCAAACATTAATCTGTCCCTCTTTGCTCAAATCTTATCATTTAAATAAGCGTCTGTACTCATTATTGATCATTTTTAGATAAGTTAATTTTAGTGTGCTGTGACTAACTTCCTGTTTACAGATTGAAGTGGATTCACAGCGTTTCGGGCTGCTCAGGAGTAAACAGACCACCCTCCTGTGTTTGAATCACGGTTTACAGTATGTCTTAGTGTGGTGTTACTTCTATTTAGACGCATTACCCATAGACATGCTACCTATGTTCAGAAGTGTGACCTGTGTTCGGACATCTTACCTGTGTTCAGATGTGTTACCTGTGTGCGGGCGCGGTACCTATAtgctcctccctccctctccctccgtGGTTTACAGTTTGAATTCAGAGGAAGAAACTTTGATGATCAGAGGAATATGAAATCAAAGACACTTTTTAAAGTTGGTCACTTTATTCTGAAACTGATGGTTCTGATGATCCACACATGCTCTAATGTTTTCACAGCAGCGTCCTGCACAGGTGAGCCTAACCGTGGACGTCACAGAGCCACCTCCCAGCAGCCTCACAGGTGAGTGCAGTGCAGAGAGCCGCCTCAGTAACATCTCAGACCGGTCTTTACGTACTACAGACTTGATTCACTGGATTTATTAAACCCCACACACATGGAGAGAGACACAGGTAAGGTGATGAGAGTTTGAGACTAAAGACAGGAATGACAGCAGCAGGTGAGACTCAGCACAGCTGGATTTGTCTCAGCCTCTCGTCCTCTGAATGTTTATGATGATCCTCTGAATTAACTCAAACTGTGCATCTTAAAGCGGGTGGAGCTGGTCCAGAGAGTCCTGCTCGATGTGATTCCCGTCCTGAGGCCTCGGGGCGGCTGATGAAAGTAAAGGATTGTGGGTAAAAGTGTGTCGGGCTGACCTGACCAGTCTGCTGTACCTGAGCTCCTCCATCGCTCAGGCATCAAAACAAACCTCACTCTGTCACAGTTACATCACAGACTCTAGGGGGCTTTGGCCACGCCCACCAACGCCGGTCTGAGCGTGCGACCGTGCAGCTTGTAGCCAACTTTGGTTACCACGGCGACGCTGCCCGGCTCCTTCCCCTCCACGGGGGCGTGGAAGAGCGCCTCGTGCTCGTACGGGTCGAACTTCTGGCCGTCTGGGTTGAGCTTGAGGAGGCCGTGTTTGGTGAACACCTTCTGGATCTGGACCTCGGTCATCACCAGGCCGTCGTACAGGTTCTTCAGGTGAGGGTTCTGGCTCGTCACCTCCTCCTTAGGAACACTCTCTGTGGCCTTCTCCAAAATGTCAGCCACCTCCAGCAGGTCCTTACAGAAACCCTGGATCCCTGGAGATGAAAACAGACATGTTAGAGCTGAGTGAGTCTCATCTCCTGCTGCTCCAAGGAGCTacggagagaggacagagagcagagacagacacgCGTCCTGGGTCTGTGTTTCCTTCTCTGTTCAAAGTATAAGAACTTTGAAACTTTGGACTGTGAAGAGAGCAGCTCTTTCACAGAGGCGCACCATATGTTCAAAAGCTAAAGCAGCTCTCTGGTGTCATCTAGTGGAGGGAACATGCAACTGCAGATTATTCACCCTGGAACCACATGATATGTCAACAGGTGAtctatggctgttttcaaacaggCCTGCTAAATACTACctagaaatgtagtatgcagtacatactgcatttgaaggtagtatgtaatatgactgttctgttggatctgttctgcagtatgctgggtcaggcgtcccttgatttccagtttcggaaagcagaagtaaacaacgaacaagctgatagagaaactacTTCTTGCATCCACTTATGatcaaaaagttaagaagtggtttatatgggatttaataattttcccagcaccttaaaactgagtaccccccatcaaaaaagaagaaaaaaaaaagaaacagaatgttaacgctgtgcattgtgggaaacagtacgcaagggagactggtccgatcgTCCTGCCAAATTTCCCTGAATTAGTAcaacatccgggtagttttggcgtcctgcagattttgctcttgttcacatactggaTTTTGCCagatcagtacatactgctagcaTAGTaagcggtttcaaaaacagcccatGTCAGATGAGTAACAATGAAGGAAACAGATCAAACATGGAGAGTTACCGTAGAGTTTAGAGTCCTCTATCATCTTCTGACTCCTCGTCCTGAGGTTCTCTGTGTCGGCTAAGGCCCGCTTGTACTTTTCctggagagagaaacacacgtacAAACATGACGttgtgaacacacaaacagaactcAGTTACTACGACAAAGATACGAGATCTAAGGTaaagttaattttatttcaaagtaaaaagaagtggaataaagatgtttatgtGAGGAGCTTGTGTTAAAGCTGTCATGCTGTGGTTCCTCTCCGTGTGCTCGGACTCTGGATGAACTCTCACATCTTTGCTTcatcttaaaatgaaaacagtcagCACTCAGAGCCGACCTTACATGACTGAAGAGACAACTCATGTATGAACAGGAGGAGACCTGATGCTGGTTCTCTCTGTGCAGCTCAGAGTGGTTCTGATAACACTGCTGGACAGGAAgcgatgtgtttgtgtcttagGGTTAGAGTTGCGCTGTGaatccaaacacagcacagactgaatgcacttcctcctccactgtggCAAGTTCTCTTTATTAAGAGATTCCGACTACatggaaattactaaaatggtaccagacttcccaacattaaccccagaagagaaactgtcagttctcctgggggaaagGTCAGCAGCTCTTCTGTCTGCTAAAtatttgtctgcctgtcacagcctgagggacgcaccatcccataatgtttgattttgggGGAACGTTTTAttagcataccgcatcaagtgagaacattgagatatgctgtatggatgacaccattgttcattaatgcgtataaaatatggaatatatacaatatgtaatgaatgtaatgtatgtgtatgaatcttatgtgctttggcaacaacatgtctttgatcatgccaataaagcaaattgaattgaaattgaataATACTACATCTCTGACTAACCGTCATCTCCTtcagctgctcctccagctgTGTCTTCTCCTCCGTCAGGACCTTCTCAGCTGAGCTCTGCTCCGGCTTCTCGGCCTCGTCCTCCGGTCCGTGGCCATTCTTCTGCTTCGTGGCCGTGCATAACAACCGGGGAGACGCtctgaaggaggaagaggaggacatcATGACTGACCTGTGGTTCACTGTAGAGTTCCTCTCTGAGACACTCAGTCAGCGCACACGTGTTCAGATAACACGATCATTTCTCTCTCCAACATTAAACAATATTATAATCACACAGAGCATATTTTACCTGTTGATCTCTTATAGACAGTGTACTCTTATTAGTCTTCGTCATGCTTTCATCACAAGCCGCATcgactactgcaactccctttttaACTGGTTTGCCCAAAAAgtctcaagaaactgcagcttgttcagaatGCTGCAACTAGAGATTGatcaaggaaaaagaaaactgatcacaTAACTCCACTTCTTAATACTcgcatattatattattttagaatggattttaaagttatttgacttgtttttaaagctcttatcagccttgctcctccatacatacattactgatctcctgtcattttatgttccaaccCGATCACtcaggtcctcgaatgcttcccttttaaatgttcctcgtgtgtctcagagccagagggctttctgttttttaaacccCTAAGCTTTGGAACTCTCTTTCTCTGGACATTAacacggcgagctctctgggtgtttttaaaaataaaattaagacttacctttttgatctagctgttaatttaaggtaatttatttttagcctcagactgaattattattttaatcattattataataataattgctttaaaatgtatttatcttatttatgtatctatttatttcttgtatccatctgatcttgttagaactaccttatttttaacttttctttccactattacatattttatcaattttactgtattgattttattttattttattaattttaccattgctgttttcttctgtctctctgttattctttgaagcactttgggctgcatgttttatgcatgaaaggtgctttataaataaagttgagttgagtctgGCACACACCTtcatgacgtcacagacagtaCACCTGTccctggctctcagtctcagGATGTTATGTCACTGACTTATAATCAATTAAATGATCAACTCTCATCCAGACACAGATTAGAGATTAAACCAAGGGTCAGAGGACGTCTGAGAGGAAGAATAAGACATTTCAACGCATGTCATCATCCACGCTAATGAAAGAGCGTGGGTTCGTGACGTCAGCTCAACGTCATCTGCAGCTTCaggctaaaaaaaaactacaaaaacttTGAGATGAGCAGATTTCAGAGCGAGGTTTGATCGGAGAGGATGAAAACAGAGTCAGCAGATTACAGAGTTTAACTCATTCAGGTGACAACATGTtaaactacacacacacctgaaggaGGTTAGTTTAGCATTAGTTCATCTCTATCTGATCACATAGCTAACCATGTCAAGTTATTTCATTATCTTGTTCCTGCTGACACTTTAAACCGTGACTGTGCTTCAGACTGAGACACTTAAAcgcaacacacactctcacacaaacaccaacagcTGTGTCTGAACATAAAGGTCAAGCTAACTATGCTAACAAGCCTGTAACGTTATCCAGCCGTGTGCTGAGCTAACAGGAGCTAACAGCAGCTAACGCCTCCTCCAGGTCTAACAGTCCTCCTCACAGGGTCTCACCTGAGGAGCGCAGGTGACGCCACCACACAGTAGCTCTGTCGCACCGCTCGAACACACCAGCTCGCCATGTCTCACCGTCCCCGTGCAGGTAACAAGCTGCTCTGTGCCGCACGCTGAAGGAACGCTCCAACGCGATGTCGTCACTGTGCACTTTCAACCAATAGGAAAGCAGTGCGAAGAACGCCTCCCGCCTTCGACCAATTACATTCGAAGACGACACGGTGTAGTTTGGTTGAGGTAAAGTTAAAGGTGAAACGTGCACATGTGACCAAGGACAGTTTTCAAACAGTCTTATCAAACAGGAGGAGGCTGTTAGGCAACTGATATGAAGGCTACCCGCCATGAAAcccaacagaagaagaagcaggagaaTCAAACACATGTTAGTATTTATTAACTGAGTTATTCTCACTGCTGGGTGACGAGAAATAAGACCTGTGTCAGTCAGCACTCACTACTCCTTTAGTGTTAAATCACCTGCACCTGAGCTGTGGCAGTGAAGATGAGgtaccaggaagtaaaactgacTTATTAGACCTTTAAAGAGAGTAGTAGTCTTCATCCGTGTTCCAGTAGACAGCCCTGGAGCAGCGTGTGAAATGAAGATATTGAATCCTATAGAGAAGACCCTCCATAACCACAGTGAGGGCAGTAACATCTGCTGAACTCATCTGggcctctctgcagctccatgTTTGTTCCACAGATCCAGCACAAACTTTCTGTAGGCTagtggttctcaaagttttttagcacccccccccccccccccccccccccgtgacAGTGATGATAGTAACAAGCTGCTCTGTCACATTCATACAGTTGGCCTGTCAGCATGCAGaactgtattgttttatttagttCGTCATAACTCCGGACCCCTCCAGGGGGCACTGCCCACAGTTTGGGAAGCACAGCTGTAGGTTTAGGTTTCTACTTCGATTATACACCTTATTGATCACAACCTATAACTGTATTTATTACAACCAGAGAGTATTGATTAGTTCAGAGCAGGAAGAGTCTGCACTGAGTGAAACGGAGTTTCAGGATGTGtcatgttctctctctttattttcagGAGGAAACATGGTGATCCTCTGCGGCTCCATTGTCGTCAGGATGCCCTCTGATGCTCAGGTGGATCTCAGCTGGAGTTCAGGTGGACCTCAGGTGGACCTCAGGTGGACCTCAGGTGGTTCTTAGGTAAGCAGAAGGACACTCAGAGAAAGCGTAATGACTCCTGAGATGTCTCATTTCATGAATTTCTTTGTAGTGAGTTTTgaattctttgtttttctgcaaatgAGATGGCGATGAtgatatttttaataaagcCAATATCCTGGAAACATTGGTGTGTTTCATGCAGACGTTGGATGTGAGAGGAGGGAACCAATGCCTGCTCCTGTCTGCTTTATTGAACTTTACTGACATGAAGAGCAGGTTTAGTTTTACACTCAtttcaatgttaaatgtttttagaGATGTTTTATTATCAAATTATTGGAGAGAGTAACGGGATATTGTTTTGTGCTAAATGACCATAATATAACCAGCCTGCCCACTTTACCTCACAACCTTTAACTGGAGATattcaatatatatttaaatgattttagtttatttttaattattttatattatgttatattataatttaatttaatttaaccaattttataaatattaaacaaccttttatattttatagaAGAACATGAGGTCGTTGCCGCCTTTAAAGAGGCTCTGATCTCGTCCTTGCAGATACTTGTTTCATGCTGATCACTTTGGACTCGTGGTGTTGTGAACACTCGTTACGTTTATTGGAGTTGTTTGTGAGGCTTTCAGTGACCTTGTGTTGCCTTCAGGTGCTCTgaatatgaaaacatttaaaaagctgcagaggCTGAAGTTAAAGAGAGACAGGTTTGATAATCTGTGGTTCTCTTGTTGACCCCTTTTTCATCCCTCTGCTGTCTCTTCTTCCCCTCCACACTTTGAGCTCAGGGTGTTTGTGGGAGCTTATCTGGGCCGAGGATTTAGTCCTTATGAATAGTGATTGTGAGCTCTCAGCCTCGGGGATGCAGAGGCAGATAGAGCTGTTTATTTACCAGAGGTGTCAtttaaagaaaggagagaggaggagtgaaggGCACAGACGGAGGAAGAGAAAGCTCACACCAGAATAAAGAGCGCTTCAGAGTACAGatagtttttattcaaagacAACATCGTCAAGGTTGTTCAATTATTCATGTTCAGAGATCTCCTCATCCGACACAACTAACCAGACCTCAGCAGAGACCAAGTCTGTTTAccaggatcagactcagagaggaggaaccAGACGCTCAGGTCATCTCACTGAGCTCTGCACGGCTGACCAGTACAGGCCACCAGTAGGGGGCGctcaaacactttttttaaagtagagctagagacacacacacacacacacacacacacacacacacacacacacacacacacacacacacacactgaatcctTGGTCTGATTCAAACATTTAGAATCAAAGAGACTCTATcagcagtcagtcagttcagtttttaaacttaaactttCTTTGTGATTTAGTCTGTCAGtctttaaaggagcagttcacTCTTTCTACATAAACTAAAGGTGTCTTCACCTGTGACTCATCCATCCTCTTACTCTAGTGAGGTCTTTTCTGTCCTGACTCCGGACTTGAGTGTGACTCCTCAGTCTCAAAGTGAGTTCAACAGTGTCTAGGAGACTTCCTGGTTTTATCTGGGACCTCTGACCTTCTCCTCATCTTCACCTTTAACATCTTGATTTGAGACTTTGCTGTCTTGCTGTCAGACTTTTGTAATAAGTTATAAATTAATTAGTAAATGTTGTAAGCTCTCTTTCCACCTCTAACTCAGCTCGACCTCCAGCTGTTGTCTGTTAATGAGGGTCTGTGTGTTTTGGATGTGTGGCTTAGGAACAAGGATGGAGAAGATGCTGGGTTCTCCTAGTCCTCTCTAGATTCCTGCCATGACTTGGGTCTCGTCTGTTCTGAGATTGATTATGAACTTCCCTGTCAGAACCGGGGACTTTGGTATCTTGATCAGGACCTCTGTAGTCTTTGTTGAGGACTGCGTTGACTCAAGGCTCTCTGTCTTTGTGGCTCGTCTTTAGACTTCTCTGTGTTGACTCTGAACCCGTCTGCTGGTTCTGGgtcttttctttatttggaattctctctttcctgtttctgtctgagACTCTTCTGTCCTGACAAGGTTCTTCCCTTCATGACGTGGTTTTTCTTGTCCTGATGTGGTGCTGTCCTGCCTCGAATCTGACTTGTACGCATTTCTGCCTTTATCAGGacagctggacagctggagagaaagggagagaggttGCTTTGGCAACATTGTCATTGAATagtcatgccaataaagctccATGAATTGACAGAATTgagaggagatgtggggagcagagagcgagggaagacatacagcgaatggtcgaaaccgggagttgaacctacctgagtgctgttttgaaaccaatcgtcgtgagagagagagagagagagagagagagagagagagagagagagagagagagagagagagagagagagagagagagagagagagagagagagagagagagagagagagagacaaaggacCCTTCATAGTCGGAGTGATTTGCCGTGTGTGTGTACGCTctctgtgcgtgcgtgtgtttgcCTTGGTGACGACAGAGAGACTCTAATCATCACCTCTGTATATGTGCTGCTTGACCTTCTTCAACCCGTGTTCATAAACTACCATCACTTTACTTTATCACACTGTATACCTTTTacgtcctttcaaaataagagcatgtGTTACCAAGACAGGAAACAAAGTTTGGCATTGGTCAGGagagaaagcaaaataaaagcctcagaAGTTAAAGTTTTATGGCTCTGAGGTTTAACCTGAACTAGTTTACTCAGCCAGCATCATGATTTAGCTTTATCATCATATCCACAAAGACTTAGAGATGAAGAACTCAGAATCCAGAGAAAAGA contains the following coding sequences:
- the grpel1 gene encoding grpE protein homolog 1, mitochondrial; its protein translation is MASWCVRAVRQSYCVVASPALLRASPRLLCTATKQKNGHGPEDEAEKPEQSSAEKVLTEEKTQLEEQLKEMTEKYKRALADTENLRTRSQKMIEDSKLYGIQGFCKDLLEVADILEKATESVPKEEVTSQNPHLKNLYDGLVMTEVQIQKVFTKHGLLKLNPDGQKFDPYEHEALFHAPVEGKEPGSVAVVTKVGYKLHGRTLRPALVGVAKAP